The following are encoded in a window of Ensifer adhaerens genomic DNA:
- a CDS encoding C45 family autoproteolytic acyltransferase/hydolase — protein MTAAPFPFVSISGTPLERGRQYGQQAKDRVRRSVELYAGRLATLGVLADDLKSIVAGYVPLIEAFDPNFVVEMKGISEGADLPFEHVVLINARTEILARARRTQAARAEHSGDGCTGVVVLPERSATGELVHAQNWDWMAECAETAIVLRVKPDEGPSYQTFTEAGGLARSGMNDKGIAVTANYLESDRDFAGDGVPLALIRRMVLQQEHLAMAMRAVAGTRKSASNNIIVSHKDGFAVSFECAPDEAFNIYPENDLIVHANHWQSQTALLKLREQAHSSWSDSFYRDWRVRRILEKSDKIGVAEVKAALSDKFGYPYAVCRPPHRSSRGHVSATVATIVMRPAAGEMELAVLPADNPSFKSYPTYRDEIAA, from the coding sequence ATGACCGCCGCACCGTTTCCGTTCGTTTCGATCTCAGGAACTCCGCTCGAGCGCGGGCGTCAGTATGGGCAGCAGGCGAAGGACCGTGTGCGTCGCAGCGTCGAACTGTATGCTGGTCGGCTTGCGACGCTCGGGGTCTTGGCCGACGACCTGAAGTCGATCGTTGCCGGCTATGTACCGCTCATCGAGGCATTCGACCCAAACTTCGTGGTGGAGATGAAGGGTATCTCCGAAGGTGCGGACTTGCCGTTCGAGCACGTCGTCCTCATCAATGCCCGTACTGAGATCCTTGCGAGGGCACGAAGGACCCAGGCTGCGAGGGCTGAGCATTCCGGCGACGGCTGCACCGGTGTCGTTGTCCTGCCTGAGCGCAGCGCCACGGGAGAGCTCGTGCACGCGCAGAACTGGGACTGGATGGCAGAATGCGCGGAGACGGCGATCGTCTTGCGCGTCAAGCCGGATGAAGGTCCGTCCTATCAGACGTTCACGGAGGCCGGTGGCCTTGCACGCAGCGGCATGAACGACAAGGGCATCGCCGTCACGGCAAATTATCTCGAGAGCGACCGCGACTTTGCCGGCGACGGCGTGCCGCTAGCACTCATCCGGCGCATGGTCCTGCAACAGGAACATCTGGCGATGGCCATGCGTGCCGTTGCCGGAACGAGGAAGTCGGCGTCGAACAACATCATCGTGAGCCACAAGGATGGCTTTGCCGTCAGCTTCGAATGCGCACCGGACGAAGCGTTCAACATCTATCCGGAAAACGATCTCATCGTGCACGCCAACCATTGGCAGAGCCAAACGGCGCTTCTGAAATTGCGTGAGCAGGCTCATTCAAGCTGGTCGGACAGTTTTTACCGCGACTGGCGCGTTCGCCGCATTCTCGAAAAGTCCGACAAGATCGGCGTCGCCGAGGTCAAAGCCGCGCTTTCTGACAAGTTTGGTTATCCCTACGCCGTCTGCCGTCCGCCGCATCGTTCGTCCCGCGGCCATGTCTCGGCGACAGTCGCGACCATCGTGATGCGGCCGGCGGCAGGTGAAATGGAACTCGCGGTGCTGCCGGCCGACAATCCGAGCTTCAAGAGCTACCCGACCTATCGCGACGAAATTGCCGCTTGA